The following proteins are encoded in a genomic region of Verrucomicrobiaceae bacterium:
- a CDS encoding prevent-host-death protein — MKTATVRDLRNNFAMIEAWLRDGVEVCIEKRGEPVAMLTAMKRSRSPAKVKNPDFEARRKAIWGDRVFSEQEVKEMREYELEGEEG; from the coding sequence ATGAAAACTGCCACCGTCCGCGACCTTCGGAACAACTTCGCCATGATCGAAGCCTGGCTCCGTGATGGGGTCGAAGTGTGCATTGAAAAACGCGGTGAGCCCGTGGCCATGCTCACTGCCATGAAGCGCAGCCGAAGCCCCGCCAAGGTCAAGAATCCAGACTTTGAAGCACGACGAAAAGCCATCTGGGGGGATCGCGTGTTTAGCGAGCAGGAAGTGAAGGAGATGCGGGAGTATGAACTGGAGGGCGAAGAGGGCTGA
- a CDS encoding type II toxin-antitoxin system VapC family toxin, with the protein MVFPDTSFLCSVYRTQEHSPKADTFMAKRSGPIPVSSLLLLEFRQSLRLQVRLHTKDKTKGFTKSEATQMLRDLQSDLRTKVLEVMPVDWSAVHYTAEELSERYTETKGHRLADILHVATALHLGADEFLTFDANQKALAEAEGLVVKV; encoded by the coding sequence ATGGTTTTTCCTGACACCTCGTTTCTGTGCTCGGTGTATCGCACGCAGGAGCATTCGCCCAAAGCGGATACCTTCATGGCGAAGCGTAGCGGGCCAATTCCGGTCTCTAGCCTTCTGCTGCTCGAGTTTCGTCAGTCCCTGCGACTGCAAGTCCGACTGCATACGAAAGACAAAACCAAGGGCTTCACCAAGTCGGAGGCGACTCAGATGCTGCGTGATCTTCAATCCGACCTGCGCACCAAAGTGCTCGAAGTCATGCCGGTTGATTGGTCGGCCGTTCATTACACGGCGGAAGAATTGAGCGAGCGATACACTGAGACTAAAGGCCATCGACTGGCGGACATCTTGCATGTCGCCACGGCCCTGCACCTCGGCGCTGATGAGTTCCTGACCTTTGATGCCAATCAGAAGGCGCTCGCTGAAGCCGAAGGTCTGGTGGTCAAGGTCTGA
- a CDS encoding c-type cytochrome, with protein sequence MIRSLLLFILATSLHAATPRDSLPLDAPEWPLNYRLHLDGSAKVKFSDELTITLDASGPHDIAVEHPADGAPVLRVWSGDKLVRGPEDVPTLAQTGAKDFPDADIDLGDDFTAMVTFEATGQGTLFSKCAPTGKWSPDAKALFIRGGRLVYDIGWLGAMTSGPKVTDGKPHTAVLTTSGGTARLWLDGKSIAVKANFTKPDAKEFIFKVGHAAPNFAGDLTKGNIRAVRVWKRALPDAEMALLFKNDGAGANTPDFTYQPKAGGKPIIEGGSGWVQALQRSDHAEIVGGWNAKTLEEGAAIYKSLCVVCHGTKEQPGSLPTALRFAEGQFKNGSDPYSMFTTLTKGFGQMVPQPQYTTAQKYAVIHYIRETFLRPHNPSQLKDADLASLPRGLVRAEAEKADNSPPPYKRMDLGPALFWTFEVAPDNIAQKGIAIRLDDGPGGVSKGRAWMVYDHDTMRVATATTGDFVDWKGIAFDGSHGTHTGLTGERHFINPVGPGWSVDSFEDKRAPAKDGKKYGTHAGLKFKGLYTYQNKVVIAASIYGTQVIESPAWLDYGSTPIFVRTVNVGEAKRSLLLRLAPENVNVVLKGEGALNKEGGFWVAKLPSGAKTQLFISKVDAASLDTMARSFTAPLDLTPLTKGGHAQWPQTVTTTSVAGKEDGAFVADDFTLPHDNPFQSWLRPGGFDFTPDGKAAIVAMWNGDVWRVDGVIEKAPAKLTWRRIASGLFQPLGVKFRGDDLFITCRDQLARLRDLNGDGEIDFIECFNDDAQVTEHFHEFAMGLQTDAAGNFYYAKSGRHALDSVVPQHGTLLKVSAGGAKTDILATGFRAANGLCLNDDGTFFVTDQEGFWTPKNRINRVKVGGFYGNMFGYTNVTDTSDTAMEQPMAWITNNKDRSPAELVWVPKNAWGNLGGSLLNLSYGTGRAFIVPHEEVSGQWQGAVCELPMPAFATGIMRGRFGNDGALYTCGMFAWAGNATTPGGFHRIRRNEKPAQVPLAVHATPGAMTVTFSDPIEPKDCAMKVWRLKRTKNYGSQHYDEHDLAIKTVKLSDDKRTVTLEIPDLAPTQCYELKINDHNLHGTIHQLAK encoded by the coding sequence ATGATTCGATCCCTGCTTCTTTTCATACTCGCTACCAGCCTGCACGCTGCCACGCCGCGTGACTCGCTACCGCTCGATGCGCCTGAGTGGCCGCTGAACTATCGTCTGCATCTCGATGGTTCTGCGAAGGTCAAATTCAGCGATGAGCTGACCATCACACTCGATGCCTCTGGGCCGCATGACATCGCGGTGGAGCATCCCGCCGATGGTGCGCCCGTGCTGCGTGTGTGGAGTGGCGACAAGCTCGTGCGTGGGCCAGAGGATGTGCCGACGCTGGCACAAACAGGAGCGAAGGATTTCCCTGACGCGGATATTGACCTTGGCGATGACTTCACGGCGATGGTGACATTTGAAGCGACCGGCCAAGGCACCCTATTCTCCAAATGTGCACCGACAGGCAAGTGGTCGCCGGATGCGAAGGCGCTGTTCATTCGCGGCGGACGGCTCGTGTATGACATCGGCTGGCTCGGCGCGATGACCAGCGGTCCGAAGGTGACTGATGGCAAGCCGCATACAGCGGTGCTGACCACGAGTGGCGGCACTGCGCGGTTATGGTTAGATGGAAAGTCGATCGCGGTGAAGGCGAACTTCACTAAGCCGGATGCCAAGGAATTCATTTTCAAAGTGGGACACGCCGCGCCGAACTTCGCAGGTGATCTCACAAAGGGAAACATCCGTGCGGTGCGTGTGTGGAAACGTGCGCTGCCAGATGCGGAGATGGCGCTGCTGTTCAAGAACGACGGCGCAGGCGCGAACACGCCGGATTTCACCTATCAGCCGAAGGCGGGCGGCAAGCCCATCATTGAAGGTGGCAGCGGCTGGGTGCAGGCGCTGCAGCGCAGCGATCACGCCGAGATTGTAGGCGGCTGGAACGCCAAGACGCTCGAAGAAGGCGCGGCGATCTACAAGTCACTCTGCGTCGTCTGCCACGGCACGAAGGAGCAGCCCGGCTCACTGCCCACCGCGCTGCGCTTTGCCGAAGGCCAGTTCAAGAACGGCAGCGATCCGTATTCGATGTTCACGACCCTAACAAAAGGCTTCGGCCAAATGGTCCCACAGCCACAATACACCACCGCGCAAAAATACGCCGTCATCCACTACATCCGCGAGACCTTCTTGCGCCCACACAATCCCTCGCAACTCAAGGACGCCGATCTCGCATCACTCCCTCGCGGACTCGTGCGTGCCGAGGCGGAGAAAGCGGACAATTCGCCGCCACCCTACAAGCGTATGGACCTCGGCCCGGCATTGTTCTGGACCTTTGAAGTCGCACCCGACAACATCGCGCAAAAGGGCATCGCGATTCGTCTCGACGACGGCCCCGGCGGTGTGAGCAAAGGTCGCGCATGGATGGTTTACGATCACGACACCATGCGCGTCGCCACCGCAACCACAGGCGACTTCGTGGACTGGAAAGGCATCGCCTTCGATGGCAGTCACGGCACGCACACGGGTTTGACCGGTGAGAGGCACTTTATTAACCCCGTGGGACCAGGATGGAGCGTCGATAGCTTTGAGGATAAGCGTGCTCCGGCCAAGGATGGCAAGAAATACGGCACGCACGCAGGGCTGAAGTTCAAGGGGCTCTACACCTATCAAAACAAGGTCGTCATCGCAGCCAGCATCTACGGCACGCAGGTGATCGAATCGCCCGCGTGGCTCGATTACGGCAGCACACCGATCTTTGTGCGCACCGTGAACGTCGGCGAGGCAAAGAGGTCTTTGCTGCTTCGCCTAGCTCCAGAGAATGTGAACGTTGTTTTGAAGGGCGAAGGTGCTCTGAACAAGGAAGGCGGCTTCTGGGTCGCCAAGCTGCCTTCTGGAGCCAAAACGCAGCTTTTCATCTCCAAGGTCGATGCAGCATCGCTCGACACGATGGCCAGATCATTTACTGCTCCGCTCGATCTCACGCCGCTGACCAAAGGCGGCCACGCTCAATGGCCGCAGACTGTAACCACGACCTCCGTGGCGGGCAAAGAAGACGGCGCATTCGTCGCGGACGACTTCACGCTGCCTCACGACAATCCGTTTCAAAGCTGGCTGCGCCCCGGCGGCTTTGATTTCACACCCGACGGAAAGGCGGCCATCGTAGCGATGTGGAATGGCGATGTCTGGCGCGTCGATGGCGTGATCGAGAAGGCTCCCGCGAAGCTGACGTGGCGCAGGATTGCCAGTGGCTTGTTCCAACCGCTCGGCGTGAAGTTTCGTGGCGATGACCTCTTCATCACCTGCCGCGATCAACTCGCGCGACTGCGTGATTTGAACGGCGATGGTGAGATCGACTTCATCGAATGCTTCAACGACGACGCGCAAGTGACTGAGCACTTCCACGAGTTCGCGATGGGCTTGCAGACGGATGCCGCCGGCAACTTCTACTATGCCAAGTCCGGTCGCCACGCGCTCGACAGCGTGGTGCCGCAGCACGGCACCTTGCTCAAAGTCAGCGCCGGTGGTGCCAAGACAGACATCCTCGCTACCGGCTTCCGTGCGGCCAATGGCCTCTGCCTCAACGACGACGGCACCTTCTTTGTCACCGATCAAGAAGGCTTCTGGACACCGAAGAACCGCATTAACCGCGTCAAAGTCGGCGGCTTCTACGGCAACATGTTTGGCTACACCAACGTGACCGATACATCCGACACCGCGATGGAACAGCCCATGGCGTGGATCACCAACAACAAGGACCGCAGCCCCGCCGAACTCGTGTGGGTGCCCAAGAACGCGTGGGGCAATCTCGGCGGCAGCTTGCTCAATCTCAGCTACGGCACCGGCCGCGCCTTCATCGTCCCTCACGAAGAAGTGAGCGGCCAATGGCAGGGCGCGGTGTGCGAGCTTCCCATGCCCGCCTTCGCCACCGGCATCATGCGCGGACGCTTCGGCAACGATGGGGCACTCTACACCTGCGGCATGTTCGCCTGGGCCGGAAACGCCACAACACCCGGCGGCTTCCATCGCATCCGCCGCAACGAAAAGCCCGCCCAAGTGCCTCTGGCGGTTCACGCGACTCCCGGTGCCATGACCGTGACCTTCAGCGACCCCATCGAGCCGAAGGATTGCGCCATGAAAGTGTGGCGCCTCAAACGCACCAAGAACTACGGCTCCCAGCACTACGACGAACACGACCTCGCCATCAAGACTGTGAAGCTCAGCGACGACAAACGCACCGTCACTCTGGAGATCCCTGACTTAGCACCCACGCAGTGCTACGAGCTGAAGATCAACGACCACAATCTGCACGGGACCATTCACCAACTCGCGAAGTGA
- a CDS encoding L-serine ammonia-lyase, iron-sulfur-dependent, subunit alpha, protein MSFVSIFNDVIGPVMRGPSSSHCAAALRIGRLARDLMDGEITEVLVEFDREGSLPTTHDSQGSDMGLFGGLLGWDADDERLPDSAQALSEAGIKLRIETVDVGDPHPNTYRLTLKNSRETHTLIAISTGGGMVEVIEIDGVPMHMDGGYHETLIWQSGCDFSRTQNDSAKAETTFSADEVIVHDLGENQLIQVKAASFVSTDSFRPLFVKNLSPVLPVPSRRDIRVPFTSCADMLAYDGDRSTPLWQLAIEYERARGDFTEAEVIAKMVAIVRILRKSIASGIAGTTYTDRVLHHQSGRFAERMQTGHLLDAGALNRIILYVTALMEVKSSMGVIVAAPTAGACAALPGAVIAMAESMDQNEEQMAKAMLAAGLIGVFIATRWTFAAEVGGCQAEGGAAACMAAAALVTLAGGTRDQAIAAASMAFQSMLGLICDPIANRVEAPCLGKNVMAASNALSAANMALADFDPLIPLDEVIDAAKAVAERMPREHRCTSLGGLAVTPTSLEIERKLASLKTKSCGSCSC, encoded by the coding sequence ATGAGTTTTGTCTCCATATTCAACGATGTGATCGGCCCGGTGATGCGGGGCCCCTCCAGCTCGCACTGTGCTGCGGCGCTGCGCATCGGGCGGCTCGCTCGTGATTTGATGGATGGCGAGATCACGGAGGTGCTCGTGGAGTTTGATCGTGAAGGCTCGCTGCCGACCACGCACGACAGCCAGGGCAGTGACATGGGCTTGTTTGGTGGGCTGCTCGGCTGGGACGCAGACGACGAGCGACTGCCAGACTCCGCGCAAGCGCTCTCGGAGGCGGGGATCAAGTTGCGCATCGAAACGGTCGATGTCGGCGATCCGCATCCCAATACCTATCGGCTCACTTTGAAGAACAGTCGGGAGACGCACACACTCATCGCGATTTCGACGGGTGGTGGCATGGTCGAGGTCATCGAGATTGATGGCGTGCCGATGCACATGGACGGCGGCTACCATGAGACGCTGATTTGGCAAAGTGGCTGCGACTTTAGTCGCACTCAGAATGATTCGGCTAAAGCCGAAACCACATTCTCAGCAGACGAAGTCATCGTTCACGATCTCGGCGAAAATCAGCTCATCCAGGTTAAAGCGGCATCCTTCGTCTCCACAGACTCATTCCGGCCTCTTTTCGTCAAAAACCTCTCACCCGTGCTTCCCGTCCCATCACGCAGAGACATTCGCGTGCCCTTCACGAGCTGCGCAGACATGCTGGCATACGACGGCGATCGGAGCACGCCGCTCTGGCAGCTCGCCATCGAGTATGAACGTGCTCGTGGTGACTTCACCGAGGCCGAGGTCATCGCGAAGATGGTCGCCATCGTGCGCATCCTGCGCAAATCCATCGCTAGCGGCATCGCGGGCACGACTTACACGGATCGCGTGCTGCATCATCAGAGCGGGCGCTTTGCTGAGAGGATGCAAACAGGCCACCTGCTGGATGCTGGTGCCCTGAACCGCATCATTCTCTACGTCACCGCACTCATGGAGGTGAAAAGCAGCATGGGCGTCATCGTCGCCGCACCGACGGCTGGAGCCTGTGCAGCACTACCCGGAGCGGTGATCGCTATGGCGGAGTCGATGGATCAAAATGAAGAGCAAATGGCCAAAGCCATGCTCGCCGCCGGATTGATCGGTGTCTTCATCGCCACACGCTGGACCTTTGCGGCAGAAGTAGGCGGCTGCCAGGCAGAAGGCGGTGCCGCCGCGTGCATGGCCGCCGCCGCGCTCGTCACACTGGCGGGTGGCACACGCGATCAAGCCATCGCCGCAGCCTCGATGGCCTTTCAGAGCATGCTGGGCCTGATCTGCGATCCCATCGCCAATCGCGTCGAAGCACCCTGCCTGGGAAAAAACGTCATGGCTGCCAGCAATGCCCTCTCCGCTGCCAACATGGCCCTCGCGGACTTCGATCCACTCATCCCGCTGGATGAAGTCATCGATGCTGCCAAGGCTGTCGCCGAGCGCATGCCCCGCGAGCACCGCTGCACCTCCCTGGGCGGCCTCGCTGTCACTCCGACCTCTCTGGAGATCGAGAGAAAGCTCGCGTCTCTGAAAACCAAGAGTTGCGGTTCTTGTTCCTGCTAA
- a CDS encoding SEL1-like repeat protein — MHRYLCPTIASLIMSMTAHATDEISSLQNRAESGDAKAQIQLAVRLRDGKGVAKNDAAAMQWAHKAADAGDADAQDFIGFAYLRGAVVKRNTALAFAYFQAAADESAQAAFNLGQCYYGAQGTAQDCARGLSWWEKAAAKGHGRAAATAAMAYHAGEGVPRDPAKARMLAERAAELGNAGGLVFLGELQFQAGEIDAAKATWTKASKLMPTNATGHPAQPSDNASAQQGADLLKLIDYRPRKSEPGKFAFVQMPHILQGYNNCGSTACATFARHQGATLGGWDFKKLCPSPLGTGTDWWHLLDASKKIGQQWKLVTYTPDDAGFDQATAMLKSELDAGRPVVVDFKYIGPQYAGGFAGHTLSVCGYIAKDDLYILCNPAVVTPGLQLITAADLKDFWRSNYYGAQAKGVLSRPAFVMEQR; from the coding sequence ATGCACCGATACCTTTGCCCCACCATCGCCTCCCTGATCATGAGCATGACCGCGCACGCTACCGATGAGATCAGCTCTCTACAAAACCGCGCCGAGAGTGGCGATGCCAAAGCACAGATCCAGCTCGCCGTCCGTCTCCGCGATGGCAAAGGCGTCGCCAAAAACGATGCTGCGGCCATGCAGTGGGCTCATAAGGCTGCCGATGCAGGTGACGCGGATGCACAGGACTTCATCGGCTTTGCCTATCTGCGTGGCGCTGTGGTGAAGCGGAACACCGCGCTCGCTTTCGCCTACTTCCAAGCAGCGGCAGATGAATCGGCGCAGGCTGCTTTCAATCTCGGTCAGTGCTACTACGGTGCGCAAGGCACCGCGCAGGACTGCGCACGCGGTCTCTCATGGTGGGAAAAAGCAGCCGCGAAAGGCCATGGCCGCGCTGCGGCCACTGCGGCGATGGCTTATCACGCAGGTGAAGGCGTGCCACGAGATCCGGCAAAGGCCCGCATGCTCGCCGAGCGTGCTGCGGAGCTGGGGAATGCTGGCGGGCTCGTATTTCTCGGTGAATTGCAGTTCCAGGCAGGCGAAATCGACGCCGCAAAAGCCACTTGGACCAAGGCCTCCAAACTCATGCCCACCAATGCCACAGGGCATCCCGCGCAGCCTTCCGACAATGCCTCCGCCCAGCAAGGCGCGGATCTCCTGAAGCTCATCGACTATCGCCCGCGCAAGAGCGAGCCGGGCAAGTTCGCCTTTGTGCAGATGCCGCACATCCTCCAGGGATATAACAACTGCGGCAGCACCGCCTGCGCCACCTTTGCTCGTCACCAAGGTGCCACGCTGGGTGGCTGGGATTTCAAGAAACTCTGCCCCTCACCCCTCGGCACGGGCACCGACTGGTGGCACCTGCTCGATGCCTCGAAAAAAATCGGCCAGCAGTGGAAACTCGTCACCTACACGCCCGATGACGCGGGCTTTGACCAAGCCACCGCTATGCTGAAGAGCGAGCTCGATGCCGGACGTCCCGTCGTCGTCGATTTCAAATACATCGGCCCGCAATACGCTGGAGGTTTCGCCGGGCACACGCTCAGTGTCTGCGGCTACATCGCCAAAGATGACCTCTACATCCTCTGCAATCCCGCAGTCGTCACACCGGGCCTCCAGCTCATCACCGCCGCCGATCTGAAGGACTTCTGGCGGTCCAACTACTACGGTGCCCAGGCAAAAGGTGTGCTCTCGCGGCCTGCCTTTGTCATGGAGCAGCGGTGA
- a CDS encoding AraC family transcriptional regulator, whose amino-acid sequence MKKAALAFPEALSKQGTLLMDTRMVEQVADLMHDTAFFIKDAQGRYLVVNQSLVERHGLKHKSQMLGRRPCDVCPGDYGRIPTEQDEHVLRTGQPIVERLELFWRRPNVPVWGLTSKLPIRDARGQVTGLIGISKDLVAPVSRDDVSPEVARVLRYLESAYDDPVSPSSLARKAGMSAARFARIIKRIYGISPMQLITKTRITVGCRLLRESEASISQIALNCGFADHSAFTRAFRAVTNHSPSEYRRQMP is encoded by the coding sequence ATGAAAAAAGCCGCGCTCGCCTTTCCAGAAGCTCTCTCCAAGCAAGGCACCTTGCTCATGGACACACGCATGGTCGAGCAGGTGGCCGATCTGATGCACGACACCGCCTTTTTCATCAAAGATGCACAGGGACGCTATCTGGTGGTGAATCAATCACTCGTCGAGCGGCACGGCTTGAAGCACAAATCACAAATGCTCGGTCGGCGTCCCTGCGATGTGTGCCCGGGTGACTATGGACGCATACCCACCGAGCAGGATGAGCATGTGCTACGCACCGGGCAGCCCATCGTGGAGCGGCTGGAGCTCTTCTGGCGTAGGCCGAATGTCCCCGTCTGGGGGCTCACCAGCAAGCTACCGATACGTGATGCACGCGGCCAGGTGACAGGCCTTATCGGCATCTCGAAGGACCTCGTAGCACCCGTGAGCCGGGATGATGTCTCGCCGGAGGTCGCACGCGTGCTGCGCTATCTCGAGTCCGCCTACGACGACCCCGTGAGCCCCTCCTCCCTCGCTCGCAAGGCCGGCATGTCAGCGGCGCGTTTCGCCCGCATCATCAAGCGCATCTACGGCATCAGCCCGATGCAGCTCATCACAAAGACACGCATCACCGTCGGCTGTCGGCTCCTGCGTGAATCAGAAGCCAGCATCTCCCAAATCGCACTGAACTGTGGCTTCGCTGATCACAGCGCCTTCACGCGGGCTTTTCGTGCCGTGACGAATCACTCACCGAGTGAGTATCGTCGGCAGATGCCATGA
- a CDS encoding PKD domain-containing protein, with translation MIRRTLLASAALLFIATTHVAADPVPVKIVPGVGITRGGQPYFVRGAAGDQHLDELVATGGNSIRTWTTRGLLPILDDAQKRGLTVCAGIWLEPECSWFSYSDAEHCARQTARVKKEVTEFRDHPALLFWGLGNEAEGDGNNVAYWKQLEVLAKAVKQLDPAHPTFTAVAGLQPQKIASLDAHTPSLDFVGINTYAALNHLRHYLAENHWQRPWVVTEYGPRGFWESPRAPWGAPIEQTSSDKAKLIRKAYQAAIQPGGDCWGGYVFLWGQKQEATSTWFGVFTAHGESTAVRDVMHELWKGTPPKNRAPDLTMLTSSAAKKEIGAGSEFQAEATATDPDGDPLTYHWTVTRESTGRDANGKERVTPPLPECVVKTAGSGATLRAPSKPGDYRVHLRLTDDHQHAATANFPIQVK, from the coding sequence ATGATCCGCCGCACGCTCCTCGCCTCAGCAGCCCTCCTTTTCATCGCGACCACACATGTCGCAGCCGATCCAGTGCCGGTAAAGATCGTGCCTGGAGTCGGCATCACGCGAGGGGGCCAGCCCTACTTCGTCAGAGGTGCCGCAGGAGATCAGCATCTCGATGAACTCGTGGCCACGGGCGGAAACAGCATCCGCACCTGGACCACCAGGGGACTGCTTCCGATCCTGGATGATGCCCAAAAGCGCGGTCTGACCGTCTGCGCAGGCATCTGGCTAGAGCCCGAGTGCTCGTGGTTCTCATACTCCGACGCCGAGCACTGCGCCCGGCAGACTGCACGCGTGAAAAAGGAGGTGACAGAGTTTCGTGATCACCCAGCGCTGCTCTTTTGGGGCCTAGGCAATGAGGCTGAAGGCGACGGCAACAACGTGGCATATTGGAAGCAACTCGAAGTGCTCGCAAAGGCCGTGAAGCAGCTCGATCCAGCGCATCCGACCTTTACAGCCGTCGCAGGACTGCAGCCGCAGAAAATCGCCAGCCTGGATGCCCACACCCCCAGCCTCGACTTTGTCGGCATCAATACCTACGCGGCACTGAATCACCTGCGGCACTATCTGGCCGAAAACCACTGGCAGCGTCCATGGGTGGTCACTGAGTATGGACCGCGTGGCTTTTGGGAGAGCCCGCGTGCACCCTGGGGAGCCCCCATCGAGCAAACGAGCAGCGACAAGGCCAAGCTCATCCGCAAAGCCTATCAAGCCGCCATTCAGCCCGGTGGGGACTGCTGGGGTGGCTACGTCTTTCTCTGGGGCCAGAAACAGGAGGCCACCTCCACATGGTTTGGCGTCTTCACCGCGCACGGCGAGTCCACCGCCGTGCGTGATGTGATGCACGAGCTCTGGAAAGGCACGCCACCCAAGAATCGGGCCCCAGATCTCACCATGCTGACGAGCAGCGCCGCCAAAAAAGAAATCGGCGCAGGCAGTGAATTCCAAGCAGAGGCCACGGCAACCGATCCTGATGGCGATCCACTGACCTATCACTGGACTGTCACCCGCGAGAGCACTGGCCGCGATGCGAATGGCAAAGAACGCGTGACCCCGCCGCTACCGGAGTGCGTCGTGAAGACCGCAGGCTCAGGCGCCACTCTCCGCGCACCGTCAAAACCCGGCGACTATCGAGTCCACCTCCGCCTCACAGATGACCACCAGCACGCCGCGACGGCGAATTTCCCCATCCAAGTGAAGTAA
- a CDS encoding polysaccharide pyruvyl transferase family protein — translation MPTRRHFISAITAALGGSVFAADGKPKTILLQSAWDTVNIGDIGHTPGTLRVIEEHLPEVKIILWAMKLDERVTAMLKRRFPKVTILQGKLDGKSTKDVTLRSAVMSCDLFIRNSGMGQDITFMQFCQKHGKRYGLFGQSYFPSMVEGAGAAERIALLNAAAFIYTRETKTLAILKGASVKAEFGPDGCFGIDVLDDERGLATMQKLGLEDRKFITLQLRTNTAKLPGVDDTRTPKLNPLHPTPQQIADDERRAAKYRELVTLWVQKTGHKVLIAPEVKKEMGHNKRLIHDPLPPEIQKHVVNLDEFWNADEAASIFARAHTIVCHEPHSPIIALANGTPIIHTYSEFHSPKCWMFQDIGLPEWLLEMDETPAAKMAETLFAIDADYPGAQAKVKKAMAYVHECFSGSMKQVKSVLG, via the coding sequence ATGCCCACACGCCGCCACTTCATCTCCGCCATCACCGCCGCGCTCGGCGGCTCCGTTTTTGCCGCTGATGGCAAGCCTAAGACCATTCTGCTGCAATCCGCGTGGGATACCGTCAATATCGGCGACATCGGCCACACGCCAGGCACGCTCCGCGTGATCGAAGAGCATCTACCAGAGGTAAAGATCATCCTGTGGGCCATGAAGCTCGATGAACGCGTCACCGCGATGCTGAAGCGTCGTTTCCCGAAGGTCACGATCCTCCAGGGCAAGCTCGATGGCAAAAGCACGAAGGATGTAACACTGCGCAGTGCAGTGATGAGCTGCGATCTCTTCATCCGGAACTCCGGCATGGGCCAGGACATCACCTTCATGCAGTTTTGCCAAAAACACGGCAAGCGATATGGCCTCTTCGGTCAATCCTACTTCCCCAGCATGGTCGAGGGCGCAGGCGCGGCAGAGCGCATCGCCCTGCTGAATGCCGCCGCCTTCATCTATACGCGGGAAACCAAGACGCTGGCCATTCTCAAAGGCGCAAGTGTGAAAGCAGAGTTCGGCCCCGATGGCTGCTTCGGTATTGACGTGCTCGATGACGAGCGAGGCCTCGCCACCATGCAAAAGCTCGGCTTGGAGGATCGGAAGTTCATCACCCTGCAACTCCGCACCAACACCGCCAAACTACCCGGCGTAGATGACACCCGCACGCCAAAGCTCAATCCGCTGCACCCTACACCGCAGCAGATCGCCGATGACGAACGCCGCGCGGCCAAATACCGCGAGCTCGTCACGCTTTGGGTCCAAAAAACCGGCCACAAAGTGCTCATCGCCCCCGAGGTGAAAAAGGAAATGGGCCACAACAAGCGCCTCATCCACGATCCCCTGCCGCCAGAGATCCAGAAGCACGTCGTGAACCTCGACGAGTTCTGGAACGCCGATGAAGCCGCCTCCATCTTTGCCCGCGCCCATACCATCGTCTGCCACGAGCCGCATTCGCCCATCATCGCCCTCGCGAACGGCACACCGATCATCCACACCTACTCCGAGTTTCACTCGCCGAAGTGCTGGATGTTCCAAGACATCGGCCTGCCCGAGTGGCTGCTCGAAATGGATGAAACACCCGCCGCGAAGATGGCAGAGACCCTTTTCGCTATCGACGCCGATTACCCCGGAGCACAGGCCAAGGTGAAAAAGGCCATGGCCTATGTGCATGAGTGCTTTTCAGGCTCAATGAAGCAGGTGAAGAGCGTATTGGGCTGA